A window of Vespa velutina chromosome 15, iVesVel2.1, whole genome shotgun sequence contains these coding sequences:
- the LOC124954478 gene encoding tyrosine-protein phosphatase 3 isoform X2: MLDTESRRGTGLDQGPSRDPWLAMDYYLGTDSLSLQEMLDVDIKCEIEGVIGGHADLGFNFGDLSPLELDDNPVGCDNDLSGWFGSTSLLNGNSNSSNSNFNFDLSGGDAASIMVNPNSVMPHMAIHSPTPNSNRRHFSFSPKIDIKEEKIDVENEVENDDDNENDNENDNDNDNENENENENDHENDNENDNDNDNDNDNDNDNDNDNDNDNDNENYNEIDTEIEQYENDITETEEDTEDEQELTRTIPILKAKASTTIPVLQSQPNQQQPQHVRKQIYNNNIHVSTTSSPAISTINKEFDLSDYEDKLYPKPAYSYSCLIAMALKNSQTGSLPVSEIYNFMCEHFPYFKTAPNGWKNSVRHNLSLNKCFEKIEKPAGNGNQRKGCLWAINPAKIAKMDEEVQKWSRKDPLAIKKAMIYPDHLELLERGEMKYAGSGDMSEETESSGDETAEENAVYDESIHSHIAANSVTDSYDESSQDCDVDITEQLYDEIDIEDNKDALHMQLNITKQEAIEYELSPSTKKQKTLTGAIQGNYVYQPVTTSRRKAPLLLRAGTTAESFLKIE, encoded by the exons ATGTTGGATACAGAGAGTAGACGCGGTACTGGGCTGGATCAGGGACCATCGAGGGACCCTTGGCTCGCTATGGATTACTACTTGGGCACCGATAGTCTTTCACTTCAGGAAATGCTCGACGTCGACATCAAATGCGAGATTGAAGGGGTAATCGGTGGCCACGCAGATCTTGGCTTCAATTTCGGTGATTTGTCGCCGTTAGAATTGGACGACAATCCGGTTGGATGTGACAACGATCTCAGCGGATGGTTCGGTTCCACCAGTTTGCTCAACGGCAACAGCAATAGCTCTAACAG CAATTTCAATTTCGATTTGAGTGGCGGCGATGCTGCCTCCATTATGGTGAACCCCAATTCGGTAATGCCCCACATGGCCATCCACAGTCCTACACCAAATAGTAACAGACggcacttttctttctcgccaAAGATAGACATTAAAGAGGAGAAAATAGACGTTGAGAACGAGGTAgaaaatgacgatgataacgagaATGACAACGAGAacgacaatgataatgataacgaaaacgagaatgaaaacgaaaacgatcatgaaaatgataacgagaatgataacgataatgataacgataatgataatgataatgataatgataatgataatgataatgataatgataatgaaaattataacgagATCGATACGGAAATCGAACAgtatgaaaatgatataacgGAAACTGAGGAGGACACCGAGGATGAGCAGGAATTAACGAGGACGATTCCGATTTTAAAAGCAAAGGCGTCTACTACGATACCG GTCCTGCAGAGTCAACCGAATCAACAACAACCGCAGCATGTTAGGAAGCAGATTTACAATAACAACATTCACGTCAGCACGACTTCATCCCCAGCAATCTCaacgattaataaagaatttgaTTTGTCCGATTACGAGGACAAGCTCTATCCGAAGCCTGCGTATTCTTACTCTTGCTTGATCGCAATGGCCTTGAAAAATAGTCAAACGGGTTCCCTGCCGGTTTCAGAAATTTACAACTTTATGTG CGAACATTTTCCATATTTTAAAACTGCACCAAATGGTTGGAAGAACTCTGTGAGGCATAATCTTTCGTTGAATAAATGTTtcgaaaaaattgagaaaccAGCTGGAAATGGAAACCAAAGAAAAGGCTGTTTGTGGGCAATAAATCCAGCCAAGATAGCGAAAATGGATGAAGAAGTCCAGAAATGGTCAAGGAAGGATCCATTAGCAATTAAGAAGGCGATGATATATCCGGATCATTTAGAATTACTTGAAAGAGGAGAGATGAAGTATGCTGGCAGTGGTGACATGTCGGAAGAAACAGAAAGTTCTGGCGATGAGACTGCAGAAGAAAATGCTGTCTATGATGAATCTATACATAGTCATATCGCAGCTAATTCGGTTACAGATAGTTACGATGAAAGTAGCCAGGATTGCGACGTTGACATAACGGAACAACTTTATGATGAAATTGACATagaggataataaagatgctTTACACATGCAATTAAACATTACTAAACAGGAGGCAATTGAATATGAATTAAGTCCTAGTACAAAAAAGCAGAAAACTCTAACGGGTGCGATACAAGGAAATTACGTATATCAACCAGTAACTACTTCTCGAAGAAAAGCGCCTTTACTATTAAGGGCTGGAACCACAGCAGaatcttttcttaaaattgaataa
- the LOC124954478 gene encoding probable serine/threonine-protein kinase DDB_G0286465 isoform X1 produces the protein MLDTESRRGTGLDQGPSRDPWLAMDYYLGTDSLSLQEMLDVDIKCEIEGVIGGHADLGFNFGDLSPLELDDNPVGCDNDLSGWFGSTSLLNGNSNSSNSNFNFDLSGGDAASIMVNPNSVMPHMAIHSPTPNSNRRHFSFSPKIDIKEEKIDVENEVENDDDNENDNENDNDNDNENENENENDHENDNENDNDNDNDNDNDNDNDNDNDNDNDNENYNEIDTEIEQYENDITETEEDTEDEQELTRTIPILKAKASTTIPVNTAVKTISPQITKAHLSPKINTISGIRVQNFKVLQSQPNQQQPQHVRKQIYNNNIHVSTTSSPAISTINKEFDLSDYEDKLYPKPAYSYSCLIAMALKNSQTGSLPVSEIYNFMCEHFPYFKTAPNGWKNSVRHNLSLNKCFEKIEKPAGNGNQRKGCLWAINPAKIAKMDEEVQKWSRKDPLAIKKAMIYPDHLELLERGEMKYAGSGDMSEETESSGDETAEENAVYDESIHSHIAANSVTDSYDESSQDCDVDITEQLYDEIDIEDNKDALHMQLNITKQEAIEYELSPSTKKQKTLTGAIQGNYVYQPVTTSRRKAPLLLRAGTTAESFLKIE, from the exons ATGTTGGATACAGAGAGTAGACGCGGTACTGGGCTGGATCAGGGACCATCGAGGGACCCTTGGCTCGCTATGGATTACTACTTGGGCACCGATAGTCTTTCACTTCAGGAAATGCTCGACGTCGACATCAAATGCGAGATTGAAGGGGTAATCGGTGGCCACGCAGATCTTGGCTTCAATTTCGGTGATTTGTCGCCGTTAGAATTGGACGACAATCCGGTTGGATGTGACAACGATCTCAGCGGATGGTTCGGTTCCACCAGTTTGCTCAACGGCAACAGCAATAGCTCTAACAG CAATTTCAATTTCGATTTGAGTGGCGGCGATGCTGCCTCCATTATGGTGAACCCCAATTCGGTAATGCCCCACATGGCCATCCACAGTCCTACACCAAATAGTAACAGACggcacttttctttctcgccaAAGATAGACATTAAAGAGGAGAAAATAGACGTTGAGAACGAGGTAgaaaatgacgatgataacgagaATGACAACGAGAacgacaatgataatgataacgaaaacgagaatgaaaacgaaaacgatcatgaaaatgataacgagaatgataacgataatgataacgataatgataatgataatgataatgataatgataatgataatgataatgataatgaaaattataacgagATCGATACGGAAATCGAACAgtatgaaaatgatataacgGAAACTGAGGAGGACACCGAGGATGAGCAGGAATTAACGAGGACGATTCCGATTTTAAAAGCAAAGGCGTCTACTACGATACCGGTAAATACTGCCGTTAAAACGATATCACCTCAAATAACGAAGGCTCATTTGTCACCGAAAATCAATACGATATCTGGCATAAGGGTACAAAATTTTAAGGTCCTGCAGAGTCAACCGAATCAACAACAACCGCAGCATGTTAGGAAGCAGATTTACAATAACAACATTCACGTCAGCACGACTTCATCCCCAGCAATCTCaacgattaataaagaatttgaTTTGTCCGATTACGAGGACAAGCTCTATCCGAAGCCTGCGTATTCTTACTCTTGCTTGATCGCAATGGCCTTGAAAAATAGTCAAACGGGTTCCCTGCCGGTTTCAGAAATTTACAACTTTATGTG CGAACATTTTCCATATTTTAAAACTGCACCAAATGGTTGGAAGAACTCTGTGAGGCATAATCTTTCGTTGAATAAATGTTtcgaaaaaattgagaaaccAGCTGGAAATGGAAACCAAAGAAAAGGCTGTTTGTGGGCAATAAATCCAGCCAAGATAGCGAAAATGGATGAAGAAGTCCAGAAATGGTCAAGGAAGGATCCATTAGCAATTAAGAAGGCGATGATATATCCGGATCATTTAGAATTACTTGAAAGAGGAGAGATGAAGTATGCTGGCAGTGGTGACATGTCGGAAGAAACAGAAAGTTCTGGCGATGAGACTGCAGAAGAAAATGCTGTCTATGATGAATCTATACATAGTCATATCGCAGCTAATTCGGTTACAGATAGTTACGATGAAAGTAGCCAGGATTGCGACGTTGACATAACGGAACAACTTTATGATGAAATTGACATagaggataataaagatgctTTACACATGCAATTAAACATTACTAAACAGGAGGCAATTGAATATGAATTAAGTCCTAGTACAAAAAAGCAGAAAACTCTAACGGGTGCGATACAAGGAAATTACGTATATCAACCAGTAACTACTTCTCGAAGAAAAGCGCCTTTACTATTAAGGGCTGGAACCACAGCAGaatcttttcttaaaattgaataa